The genomic stretch AGTGGATTCTCTTGTTCATTGGTAGGTTGAAGAAAATGGGAAGGGTATTGTGGGCATTAATTAAAATACGGCTCAACTTAAGGGATTAGACCTCAAATCTGTCTCACAATGTTAGTTTGGTGGGTTTAGATGTAATAAacgaaactcaaagggggatgACGTAATAAAGGTAAATGCgaggggaggtggatgtaaatttcccaaaaaaagaaataccAGTTCCAATGTGAATCAATCAATATTTATATTTAGACTATGATCAAGAGAATCCTATTCGTTTACATAATCATTGCGTCAATGTGTAGACTAACAAAAGATTGCAAGGATGTATCTAAGCAAGGAGCAGTACCATCTGCCTATGTCTAGGCGTAGAGACACTCAAGTGTATGAATGAATCCGATGGATGCAATTCtaataatttcctttttttttcttatgtattAAATTTTTCCGAACATTGATGCCTTCTTTCTATTAGAAAAGGTTAGTTCGGCAGGGTTAGGCAGGCTCAGGCTGACAAAGCTGAACTTGCATCCCTGAGTACATTTGGTACGAGCTCGATCCTAATGTACTTAGTGATGCTTTCTTTCTATTAGGAATATTAGTTTGACCAAGTTTTCATCGAGCTTGACCCAAATGTACTTAAGGGGTGCAAGTTTAGCCCATTCAGCCTAAGTCCTCCCTGACCCACCCTAAGCCTGAATAGGGATTGGGCTGGGATACCCTAGCCCTAAGTGCAAGTTAGGACTGAGATTTTTCCAGCCTTGAGTCAAGACCGATTCTGGCTAGGTTTGAAGCTTCGGGCTAAGCCTAACCCTGTCTTCTTCTATCCTGACCTAGCCCTACatctcccttcccccttcccatGGTTAGGGCCAATTAGGGTTGGCCTAGCTCGGCCCTAGGGGTGGGTCGAGGTTGGATTTTGTAAGCCGTGAGTCAAAGTCGGGCTAGGCCTGGCCCAGCTAAGAGGACTCAAGATTGGGCAACCTAACTCTGTTGTAGCCCTAAATATGCTTTTGTCGAAGTTGGAATGCCTTTTGGGAAACTTTTTTCCCTATATGATCCTTGAACTCATGTGTGATTTAAAATCTTTCTCATATGCAAGGCAATATTTTTGATAGTTGGCCCTGAAATTCCTAAACATATTGACTCATCCATCAATCCATGTGACAAGTTTGACTTCAAAGTACGCTCCTCACAAAGTGTGTAGGACAATTTGGCCATTATCCTCTCTGTGGTTGAAGGACCTTGGTAACCCTTCTTCTACATGCTCCTCATGTTTCAATAAATAGCCCTCTTCTTaccacacacacaaaaaaaaaaaaaaaaaaaatcgcctCAAAGCATGTCTTTTCGTTCTCCTTCAAACGTATCTAAAACATATGTTTCTTTTCCTCTTATAGACGGGAGATATTAAAAGTAGGAATTAAATTACTCAAGACGGATCATTTGGATAAGCTTGTAAGGACGGTCCAAGTTTCTATCATTTGGTAGGTTGGATGGAATCCAAAATTTGTGAATACGTAAACCTCAAGGTCTCTGGCCTATGTCAAGTTTTGACCTGAACAGATCCGTCAAGTGATAatataaatttttgaaaatttaagagTACAACAGGGTGCACGGACAAATAGAAGGATGCATGCTAATACACGATAggatatttgattaaattaggtCTTTAAATTTAACATATGAAAAATACAACTCTAAACCTATCTATCTAATAATTAGAATTGTTACATCATTCTACCACATGATTAGGATTAATAGACCATGCTAATAAACTTATCAGGTCAGAATgtctaaaaatttttttttcctgaaagtTACATTAAAAAACACTGATGCATATAAGAGAGCATTTTCTACTACACAGTTTGTTTGTCAATGAAGCCTTTCCTTTACCGTTCTGTAAATATGCCACATGTGATGTTGTTTGGATCTCAAAatttatgtaatattttctaCTCCATCCTTAAATCCTATGGTAAAATATATTTGCAACCAATTATAATTCACTACCAATTGTGTATTCAAATGATTCACTACCAATTATGTTTTGCATCTACAATTTCTggtgatttcattttttttgggacCTAAGAAGTACTTACTATTGCATTCATATTTGACTCAGATGATTGACACTAAGTCCTTGAGACTTGGGCCAACATCCATATTGTATAATTGGGGTCTCTCATCCAGCTTGAACAGGATGTAGGGTCAGGCTCCTGATTTTCTGATTTTATGTTTTCTCCTTGTTTTATATTATTAGTAATTTCTCCCCTTAGGGTTTGGTGTATCTTTGAGCTTCattaaatatattttctattcccttgggaaaagaaaatgatttaaaaaaaaaaatacttagctGACTCtgatcctttccttcttctcacCCTCCTGGTAAAATATATTTGTTTTAAAGAGAATGTTTTATGTTTGAGAGTGTAGGGATTGCAATAGTGCAAGGTCAATGGAAGCGCCCCAGGAAGTATCAATAAGGTGGGCATTCCACCTTTTATAGGGAGTGGGGCAGTTATTTCATCCACCTCTATGTCTGGCACAACCCCTACACTTCCAAATAGAAAacattctcccatttttttaaataaccaTAAACCCTTTTGCTCAATTGGCTTGTGGCATCACTTCATAAAGAACTAGTCTGGGATTTGAGTCATGTCACATGCTTCAAATGGAATTTGCACGGGTCTGTGCTTCTATGCAAATAAAtatcctcccctcccctcctttACTTCCTACAACACAGGGGAGGGCTAAATAACCACACCAACCCTCAGGAGAAACAAAAATCCTTCCAATACTCCCATTGTTCTCTAGATACAAAGAAGGCAAAATGACTGCATTGCCTTCTATGAAAAAACATGAATTCCTCTATTTTTGATATTTCAATGTTATTGATCCAGTACTGCAAGAGTCACGCTGCCTTTAAGGAAActctcacattctctctcttttattaaaaaaaattcttgaaccTAGGATGATGGATGAAACATCCTCTACTGGTGTAGGAAGACTTTCTTAAAAACTGGCGAATGAAGActttcttaaaaagaaaaaatatatctattgatttttttttcaaagtagGGATAATGAGAACCTATGTTGTTAGTGTGGAAAGCACCATCATAAAAAAGCCACTAACACAAAGAAAATATCATATGGAATCATCATAGTTTAATTCTCTTATTCCAATACCTTTGAGAGAAAATGACCATCATTCAACTTGGGTTGAatgtgaatctctctctctctctctctctctctctcttttatttagaAACACAAGTGTATGCTATGTGTCAACCAATAACAACATATAACACATCTCATTCCAAGCCTATGCCAAGTGTAAACCAATAAGAACATGTAACAGCCCACGCCTAAATCCCTTGTTCCTCGTCCATGTCGTCCATAACAACACCACCAACACCATCACCTCCTCCAAAGTCAAAACTTACGTCCAGAAAATAAAGCATAAAAACCAGCACAACACAACACAAAAACATAGGAATAGGCCCAAAGAGCCACAAAAACAGAGGGAAAGAGAAGTAAAAGGTCCTTAATCCCAATGACCAGAAATAGCTCCCCATGTTCACTGCCCTTTCCACATACTCTGTTGTCATATGTGGGCTTAACATCTTCTTCACTGGAAGGTTAATCAATATACTTGCATGGCTATAATATCTTATAGACTGTACATTGAACAAGAAAGCCATAAGAAAACAGACCAATATGGTAAAGAACTTCACCCAAATTCCCATCTCACTCTGAACTCCGAAAATGATCCCTGAAGGTCGAGCTTTCGAGTTGGCCATGAGGATCGCCACGACGGAGCTGAGCATGATCGCCGTCGATGCCAATAGGGTCGATGCCATAATATTGTTTCGTAAGGTCTGCACAGCGAGCACGCCATTTCTCGACGTGTCCTATTATCCATATCATgtaaagaaacaatttttttgcttaaggtcagcGAAAGAATGTACAAGACTTGaaactccaccttcgacatGACTCATAATTATGACCTAAGGGATGGCTATGTTTCATAAGTTATAAagataaaagaaatcaaaactaGATGTAATCATAAACtcaatctcttttcttttttctcatttgggtttttttgtatatatttttctcgtcttttaatgcaatttttattgatctaaaaaaaaattcaagaaatgaAGGATGCTTAGAACTTACTTCCATCATTGATTGGACCCATACACGCCTGTTGATGCCATTGATGCCGATGACTGTGTTTGTTGGATGATTTATGATCCGATAGAGAAGCCATATGTGGTAGGCTAACAGTATGGAGAGGCCAAAAGGAACCAGGGAGAAGTCAAGAATTTGcttctccattttagtgttttaaTTTACACTCTTTGAGGAGACAATAAACAAAACTTGAATTCTTGAAGGTTCGTCTATGAAATGTAGGAAAACGAAGATGGAAGCTATAAAGAATATTGGGTGAAAGAGGATGGGGGCACCAGGGCAGTGGGTGAAGCATTAATAAAGGTTAGGGATTTTAACCAAATTTCTTTATGATGGTAGATTCACAAATGGATTTCCTATTGGCACGTTCCTCAAAGCTAGCTTGCACCATAGTTTTGTCTGCCCACCGACCCATGAATTGAGTTATTAGTGAGGTTATGCCAAGTTTTGAGGTATTTTAGGCCACCAAAATgatattataataaaaataaatataaagaaaaagtcAGGGATTTTCCATGTTTAATCATAACTGGACATGAAAAGAATATGCTGCTTCTT from Macadamia integrifolia cultivar HAES 741 chromosome 14, SCU_Mint_v3, whole genome shotgun sequence encodes the following:
- the LOC122062098 gene encoding uncharacterized protein LOC122062098 — encoded protein: MEKQILDFSLVPFGLSILLAYHIWLLYRIINHPTNTVIGINGINRRVWVQSMMEDTSRNGVLAVQTLRNNIMASTLLASTAIMLSSVVAILMANSKARPSGIIFGVQSEMGIWVKFFTILVCFLMAFLFNVQSIRYYSHASILINLPVKKMLSPHMTTEYVERAVNMGSYFWSLGLRTFYFSFPLFLWLFGPIPMFLCCVVLVFMLYFLDVSFDFGGGDGVGGVVMDDMDEEQGI